From Virgibacillus ihumii, the proteins below share one genomic window:
- a CDS encoding prolyl oligopeptidase family serine peptidase, which translates to MIGVYKKSMNSVPCLVVEDTEKEGKQLPTVTYFHGFTSAKEHNLPLAYLLAEKGYRVILPDSKFHGEREVDVSEMKKQISFWDIVMLNVKELKDIKDELDEEGLILDGRIGIAGTSMGGITTSAALTQYPWIKAAGVMMGSPKITVYAKTLVSSFKKMGNLPVSDELIDQLYEHLKLYDLSEQVEKLQERPVFFWHGENDAVVPFDHSYTFYEDAKKRYKNKENIQFLKEENRDHKVSRQAILELVKWFEKHL; encoded by the coding sequence ATGATTGGTGTATATAAAAAATCAATGAATTCTGTACCGTGTCTGGTAGTTGAGGACACGGAAAAGGAAGGCAAGCAGCTCCCGACCGTAACATATTTTCACGGCTTTACGAGCGCAAAAGAACATAATCTTCCACTGGCGTATTTGCTGGCTGAAAAAGGGTATCGTGTCATTCTTCCCGACAGCAAATTTCATGGGGAACGGGAAGTGGACGTATCTGAAATGAAGAAACAAATTTCCTTTTGGGATATTGTCATGCTGAATGTGAAGGAACTGAAAGACATCAAGGATGAACTTGATGAAGAGGGACTAATTCTTGATGGGCGTATCGGAATTGCCGGAACCAGTATGGGCGGCATTACGACTTCCGCTGCATTGACGCAATATCCGTGGATCAAGGCTGCAGGGGTGATGATGGGGTCACCGAAAATTACGGTATATGCCAAAACACTGGTCAGCAGTTTTAAAAAGATGGGAAATCTGCCTGTCAGTGATGAGCTGATTGATCAGTTATATGAGCACCTAAAGCTGTATGATTTATCCGAACAGGTGGAAAAACTGCAGGAGCGGCCGGTGTTCTTTTGGCACGGTGAGAATGATGCGGTAGTGCCGTTTGACCATTCTTATACATTTTATGAAGACGCTAAAAAACGGTATAAGAATAAGGAAAATATACAGTTCCTCAAGGAAGAGAACCGCGATCATAAAGTGAGCCGTCAAGCAATACTTGAACTGGTGAAATGGTTCGAGAAACACTTGTGA
- a CDS encoding metal-sulfur cluster assembly factor, producing the protein MDEALKENIMGALENVIDPELGIDIVNLGLIYDADLDDEGICTVTMTLTAMGCPLAGHIEQDVKRALSDIPEIQESRVNIVWDPPWGKEKMSRYAKIALGIPD; encoded by the coding sequence ATGGACGAAGCGCTGAAAGAGAATATAATGGGCGCGCTCGAGAATGTTATTGACCCTGAGTTGGGTATTGATATCGTGAATCTCGGTCTTATCTATGATGCTGACCTGGACGATGAAGGTATTTGCACTGTTACAATGACGTTAACGGCAATGGGCTGCCCGCTTGCCGGTCATATTGAACAGGACGTCAAACGTGCACTGTCTGATATACCGGAAATTCAGGAAAGCAGAGTAAATATTGTTTGGGATCCGCCGTGGGGTAAAGAGAAAATGTCACGTTACGCTAAAATTGCACTGGGCATCCCTGATTGA
- the mobB gene encoding molybdopterin-guanine dinucleotide biosynthesis protein B codes for MQICQIAGYKNSGKTTLMNQLIQYFSETGVRVGSLKHHGHGGEPDLGKQTDSRQHLDSGAVISGVQGETISQFMLHQQLDLDELVQLYNSFPIDLLLIEGFKKSAYPKIVLVRNREDLALINELPDVLAVGSRNAALLEELNVPVFNLNRIPENIPRLAEYIRGCSNE; via the coding sequence ATGCAGATTTGTCAAATCGCCGGGTATAAAAATTCCGGTAAAACCACATTGATGAACCAGTTGATTCAATATTTTTCGGAAACTGGTGTCAGGGTGGGTTCGCTGAAGCATCATGGGCACGGTGGGGAACCCGATCTTGGAAAGCAGACTGACAGCAGGCAGCACCTTGACTCGGGTGCTGTCATTAGTGGTGTGCAGGGAGAAACGATATCGCAGTTCATGCTGCATCAGCAGTTGGACCTTGATGAACTGGTTCAACTATACAACAGCTTTCCAATTGATTTGCTGCTGATTGAAGGGTTCAAAAAATCGGCATATCCGAAAATTGTTCTTGTGCGAAACAGGGAGGATTTGGCGCTTATTAACGAGCTTCCTGACGTCCTTGCTGTCGGGAGCCGGAATGCTGCATTGCTGGAAGAACTGAATGTACCGGTGTTCAATTTGAACAGGATACCGGAAAATATACCCCGGCTGGCTGAGTATATAAGAGGGTGTTCGAATGAATGA
- a CDS encoding molybdenum cofactor biosynthesis protein MoaE: MNEKYWITDKPINIDDCIEKVVRPEAGAVNTFIGTVREFTEGKRTLYLEYQAYVPMAEKMLRQIGEEICEKWGPQADTAIVHRIGHLDISDVAVVIAVSTPHRNDAFEASRYAIERIKEIVPIWKKENWEDGTRWIGDQKENTSYHEGIPNEEEMRNG, translated from the coding sequence ATGAATGAAAAATATTGGATAACAGATAAACCGATTAACATCGATGATTGCATTGAAAAGGTCGTTCGCCCGGAAGCCGGTGCCGTAAACACGTTCATCGGCACAGTAAGGGAATTTACCGAGGGGAAACGAACATTGTATTTAGAATATCAGGCGTATGTTCCGATGGCGGAAAAAATGCTCCGGCAAATTGGGGAGGAAATCTGCGAGAAGTGGGGTCCCCAAGCTGATACGGCAATTGTTCACCGTATTGGGCATCTGGATATATCGGATGTGGCTGTGGTGATTGCTGTGTCCACACCACACCGCAATGATGCTTTCGAAGCAAGCCGTTATGCCATCGAACGTATTAAGGAAATTGTGCCGATTTGGAAAAAAGAGAATTGGGAAGACGGGACCAGATGGATAGGTGATCAAAAAGAAAATACGTCTTATCATGAGGGTATTCCGAACGAGGAGGAAATGCGCAATGGTTGA
- the moaD gene encoding molybdopterin converting factor subunit 1: MVDVLFFAELQEAAGSNKVTVEADGLTLMELKKNLLNTYELNGLDKAMIAINEEYAQNDAVLRTGDTVAFIPPVSGG, from the coding sequence ATGGTTGATGTGTTATTTTTTGCAGAGCTTCAGGAAGCAGCAGGCAGTAACAAAGTAACAGTTGAAGCGGATGGGCTGACATTGATGGAACTGAAGAAAAATCTGTTAAATACGTATGAGTTGAATGGTTTAGACAAGGCGATGATTGCGATTAATGAGGAATACGCACAGAATGATGCGGTATTGCGAACTGGTGATACGGTGGCATTTATTCCGCCGGTAAGTGGTGGTTGA
- a CDS encoding IS256 family transposase: MTQLHFNLNMDKLKDEIMNSNMNAIYKSTAVLILNEYMEKERDEFLDVPPYARTGSSRDYRNGYYEREYLMSIGKIKLRVPRTRSGEFSPSIFEKYQRCDQAFVLALLEMVVNGVSTRKVRNVVEELCGESVSKSFVSSLTEKLDPIVNKWANRNLANTYYPYIFVDAMYIKVREHRKVVSKAVYIATAISEDNQREVLGLKVDHTESYEAWKSFLKELKGRGLHSPRLMISDAHKGLKKAIQEEFLGTSWQRCTVHFKRNIVDQLPKKGMSEVITGLKRIFKAVTPDDARNFKEEFVTRYEEDPKLNQALKTLEEGFDDAIQYLNEEEKYHTFIRSTNSLERLNEEVRRRERVIRIFPNTQSAFRLIGAVLMDYEGQQKNKKRFIRNKS; this comes from the coding sequence ATGACCCAACTACATTTTAACCTAAACATGGACAAGTTAAAAGATGAGATTATGAACTCCAATATGAACGCTATCTATAAATCAACAGCTGTATTAATTCTGAATGAGTATATGGAAAAGGAACGGGATGAATTTTTGGACGTTCCGCCATACGCCCGTACTGGTAGTTCACGTGATTATCGAAACGGCTATTATGAAAGAGAATATTTGATGAGTATTGGAAAGATCAAGTTACGGGTTCCACGGACTCGCAGCGGTGAGTTTTCACCAAGTATTTTTGAAAAGTATCAACGCTGTGACCAGGCTTTCGTTCTTGCCCTGCTTGAAATGGTGGTGAACGGGGTCTCCACACGCAAGGTTCGAAATGTAGTAGAAGAATTGTGTGGAGAGAGCGTATCCAAGTCCTTTGTATCATCGCTTACAGAGAAACTAGACCCTATCGTCAATAAATGGGCGAATCGAAATTTGGCAAACACCTATTATCCGTACATTTTTGTAGATGCCATGTATATCAAAGTTCGCGAGCATCGTAAGGTTGTATCCAAAGCTGTCTACATTGCGACAGCGATAAGCGAGGATAACCAACGGGAAGTGCTCGGATTAAAGGTTGACCATACCGAAAGTTACGAAGCTTGGAAAAGCTTTTTAAAAGAGCTGAAAGGCCGGGGGCTGCATTCACCAAGACTTATGATTTCAGATGCCCATAAAGGGCTCAAAAAAGCAATACAGGAGGAATTCCTCGGAACCTCATGGCAACGCTGCACCGTTCATTTTAAACGAAATATTGTGGATCAACTGCCAAAGAAGGGTATGTCAGAGGTAATCACGGGGTTAAAACGGATTTTTAAAGCCGTTACACCAGATGACGCAAGAAACTTCAAGGAGGAGTTCGTCACGCGTTACGAAGAAGATCCAAAGCTAAATCAAGCACTTAAGACATTGGAAGAAGGCTTCGATGATGCCATTCAGTATCTCAATGAAGAAGAGAAATATCATACATTCATACGCAGCACGAATTCATTGGAACGCCTAAATGAAGAAGTTAGAAGGCGGGAAAGAGTCATTCGTATATTTCCGAATACACAATCCGCCTTCCGTCTAATTGGCGCAGTACTAATGGATTATGAAGGGCAACAAAAGAATAAAAAAAGGTTTATTCGAAACAAAAGTTGA
- a CDS encoding Crp/Fnr family transcriptional regulator — MNTHSIKELLLKVPLFKDLTDYEMEPIVDLAKHRMYRNGIHVFMHGDPLTNVYFIHQGRIKIYKTDFHGKEQIVNVLQPGDMFPHQGFFRQDDYPAHAEVIEDAVLIYIPIKAFENFLINHPEICVKLFRVLGDIIMDLHNRLEEKILHNTYEQIIMLLLRLAKDYGKETNDNLMKIKTHFTNRELANMIGSSRETVSRTLTQLKRQQLISTDKSGAYILDTEALEDELFY; from the coding sequence ATGAATACACATTCCATAAAGGAGCTTTTGCTGAAGGTTCCATTGTTCAAAGACCTCACCGATTATGAAATGGAACCCATTGTCGATTTGGCTAAACACCGTATGTACCGAAACGGCATCCATGTTTTCATGCATGGTGATCCATTGACAAACGTCTATTTCATCCACCAGGGACGAATCAAAATATATAAAACTGATTTTCACGGGAAAGAACAAATTGTAAATGTCCTGCAGCCGGGCGACATGTTCCCCCATCAGGGCTTCTTCAGACAAGATGATTATCCTGCCCATGCAGAAGTAATTGAGGACGCTGTCTTAATCTATATTCCGATAAAAGCATTCGAAAACTTTCTGATTAACCATCCGGAAATCTGTGTAAAATTATTCCGCGTTCTTGGTGATATCATCATGGATCTCCACAACCGACTGGAGGAAAAAATTCTCCACAACACATATGAACAAATCATCATGCTCCTGCTGCGACTTGCCAAGGACTACGGGAAGGAAACGAATGATAATTTGATGAAAATTAAAACCCATTTCACAAACCGTGAGCTCGCCAACATGATCGGCTCCAGTCGTGAAACTGTCAGCCGTACCCTGACACAGCTGAAAAGACAGCAACTTATCTCAACCGATAAATCCGGCGCATATATTTTAGATACCGAAGCACTGGAAGATGAATTATTTTATTGA
- a CDS encoding DUF2249 domain-containing protein: MNDTQFAAKIHAPDYDPKNRHPRIFETFDDLKPGEFMELSNDHDPKPLHYQLMNERKDTFTWKYLENGPQMWRVSIGKK, from the coding sequence ATGAATGATACGCAGTTTGCGGCAAAAATACATGCACCAGATTATGATCCGAAGAACCGGCACCCAAGAATATTTGAAACATTTGATGATTTGAAACCAGGTGAATTTATGGAGTTGTCGAATGATCATGATCCAAAACCGCTCCATTACCAATTAATGAATGAGCGGAAAGATACCTTTACATGGAAATACCTGGAGAACGGACCGCAAATGTGGCGTGTCTCAATCGGAAAAAAATAG
- a CDS encoding YrhK family protein yields MRFIEDEQQFLDIHVGTFELSFSKKYRYIALINDLTLGLEFLIGSAFFLFEPLKTAGVILFIIGSAQLLARPVIKIIHAIHFSRVKKSQQKNSE; encoded by the coding sequence ATGCGTTTTATTGAAGACGAACAACAATTTCTGGATATTCACGTTGGAACATTTGAGCTGTCGTTCAGCAAGAAATACCGCTACATCGCACTGATCAATGATCTTACGTTAGGACTGGAATTTTTAATCGGCAGTGCCTTTTTCCTATTTGAACCTTTGAAAACAGCCGGAGTCATCCTATTTATTATCGGCAGTGCGCAGCTATTAGCAAGACCAGTCATCAAAATCATCCATGCAATTCATTTTTCACGGGTAAAAAAATCACAACAGAAAAACTCCGAGTAA
- a CDS encoding undecaprenyl-diphosphate phosphatase encodes MDTITEIWLLIKYLFLGLVQGFTEPIPISSSGHLIILRELFGIEAEGLSFEILVNFGSLIAVLVIYRKDILRLIQNGIRYLTTKDTDAEGDFQFILSLIIATIPTGILGLLLEDYIQSELSTVAVVGITLLVTGVALWVIRNLRGWKSDSQISFKDAVIVGLAQSVALIPGISRSGATIVAGMLLGMKIETALRFSFMLYIPISLGIGILSFGDIFGDDNIDILAIPYILAFAASIIATYYSLRWFINIMKRGNLKYFTFYCFIVGILVILFL; translated from the coding sequence ATGGATACAATAACAGAAATCTGGCTGCTTATTAAATATTTATTCTTAGGTCTTGTACAAGGCTTTACCGAACCGATTCCGATTTCATCAAGCGGACATCTGATTATTTTACGGGAACTATTTGGAATTGAAGCTGAAGGACTGTCATTTGAAATTCTGGTTAATTTCGGTTCACTAATAGCAGTTCTTGTGATTTATCGAAAAGATATTCTGCGTCTTATCCAAAACGGAATCCGTTATCTGACAACGAAGGACACTGATGCTGAAGGGGATTTTCAATTCATCCTCAGCCTCATCATTGCCACCATTCCGACCGGTATTTTGGGACTGCTGCTTGAAGATTATATTCAGAGCGAACTGAGCACCGTTGCAGTTGTTGGTATCACTCTACTTGTTACAGGGGTTGCGCTGTGGGTTATCCGCAATTTGCGGGGCTGGAAAAGTGACAGTCAAATTTCATTCAAGGATGCTGTCATAGTAGGACTGGCCCAGTCAGTCGCCCTGATCCCCGGCATTAGCCGCTCCGGTGCGACGATCGTTGCCGGAATGCTTTTGGGTATGAAAATCGAAACAGCATTGCGTTTTTCATTCATGCTGTACATTCCGATCAGCCTTGGCATTGGTATTCTTTCCTTCGGCGATATTTTTGGTGATGACAATATTGACATACTCGCCATCCCATACATCCTGGCCTTTGCAGCGTCAATCATAGCGACCTATTACTCGCTGCGCTGGTTCATAAACATTATGAAGCGCGGTAATCTGAAATACTTCACATTTTACTGTTTCATAGTTGGAATTCTGGTCATCCTGTTCCTATAG
- a CDS encoding DUF2929 family protein — protein MRFIMPLIWAFFISCVISYVLTSMGGTSFDLTSTIAMAIILSIGVFFLGEGVLKQSEREQ, from the coding sequence ATGCGATTTATCATGCCATTGATTTGGGCATTTTTTATCAGCTGTGTCATATCCTATGTATTAACCAGCATGGGCGGCACTTCATTCGACCTGACAAGCACAATTGCTATGGCAATTATTTTGTCAATTGGGGTCTTCTTCCTTGGTGAAGGTGTTTTGAAACAAAGTGAACGTGAACAATAA
- a CDS encoding BMP family ABC transporter substrate-binding protein — protein MRSLKKFSIVLLAILGISLLLYGCTGYDDNLQKVGMLVEHSVHDNAWSKEGYQGLRTINEELDTEVYYKEGIQTKQEVIEAVEEFANNGVNLVFGHSNTYGKYFVEIAPSYPEMHFVYFNGGEFGEDVTSLNFNSHAMGFFAGMVAGKMTDTDEVAVIGAFEWQPEIEGFYEGVKYQNPTANVHIRYVNSWNDTKKAMRLYEQMRDENADVFYPTGDLYSAQVLKEVSEDGLYGIGYVTDQSSIDEEQVLTSTVQHVSDLYVRITEKFNESKLRGGVLTFDFQDGVISMGEFSPDIPEDFQEKMNGAIESYEETDLLPNEQ, from the coding sequence GTGCGGAGTTTGAAGAAGTTTTCCATCGTGTTACTGGCTATTTTGGGTATTTCCCTCTTACTATACGGTTGTACAGGCTATGATGATAACCTGCAAAAAGTGGGCATGCTGGTCGAGCATTCAGTCCACGATAATGCATGGTCAAAGGAAGGGTATCAAGGGCTTCGGACAATCAACGAGGAATTGGATACGGAAGTCTATTATAAGGAAGGTATTCAGACAAAACAGGAAGTGATCGAAGCCGTAGAGGAATTTGCCAATAACGGGGTTAATCTTGTCTTTGGACACAGTAATACGTATGGAAAATACTTTGTGGAAATTGCTCCATCTTATCCGGAAATGCACTTTGTGTATTTTAATGGCGGTGAATTTGGTGAGGATGTGACATCACTCAATTTCAATTCGCATGCGATGGGTTTTTTTGCGGGGATGGTTGCCGGGAAAATGACTGATACGGATGAGGTTGCCGTTATCGGGGCATTTGAATGGCAACCGGAAATTGAAGGATTTTACGAAGGGGTGAAATATCAAAACCCCACTGCTAACGTACATATCAGGTATGTGAACAGTTGGAATGATACAAAGAAGGCAATGCGGCTTTACGAGCAGATGCGCGATGAAAATGCGGATGTTTTTTACCCGACCGGTGATTTATACAGTGCGCAAGTTTTAAAGGAAGTAAGCGAAGACGGGTTGTATGGAATCGGATATGTGACGGACCAGTCATCCATCGATGAAGAGCAAGTGTTGACGAGTACTGTTCAGCACGTTTCGGATTTGTATGTTCGAATTACAGAAAAATTTAACGAAAGCAAACTCCGCGGTGGTGTTCTGACATTTGATTTTCAGGACGGGGTAATCTCCATGGGTGAATTCAGTCCGGATATACCGGAAGATTTCCAGGAAAAAATGAACGGAGCAATTGAATCTTACGAGGAGACAGACTTGCTGCCCAACGAGCAGTGA
- a CDS encoding beta-ketoacyl-ACP synthase III, which translates to MGAGLLGTGHYVPEKVLTNQDMEKIVDTNDEWIRTRTGIEERRIASDDVDTSDMAFFAAQNALEQANMTAEDIDMILVATVTPDTPFPSVSCMLQDRLGAKKVAAMDISAACSGFMYGVATAKQFIETNAYKNILVVGVEKLSKITDWSDRNTCVLFGDGAGAAVVGPVSQGRGILSFELGSDGSGGKELYQDKHDHLQMNGREVFKFAVRQMPESSVNVIEQLGYNKEDVDYLIPHQANIRIMEAARERLGISQDKMADSIKKYGNNSSASIPIALSEAVRDDKIKDDDLVVMVGFGGGLTWGAVALRWGK; encoded by the coding sequence ATGGGTGCAGGTTTGTTGGGTACCGGACATTATGTTCCAGAAAAAGTCTTGACGAATCAGGATATGGAAAAAATTGTGGACACGAATGATGAATGGATCCGTACGAGAACAGGCATCGAAGAACGAAGGATTGCCAGTGATGATGTCGATACATCCGACATGGCATTTTTCGCTGCTCAAAATGCATTGGAACAAGCAAATATGACGGCAGAGGATATTGATATGATTCTGGTTGCGACTGTTACACCGGACACGCCATTCCCATCTGTGTCATGTATGCTTCAAGATCGCCTCGGCGCAAAAAAAGTTGCTGCAATGGATATCAGTGCGGCTTGTTCCGGGTTTATGTATGGAGTGGCAACAGCCAAACAGTTTATCGAAACAAATGCTTATAAAAATATTTTGGTCGTAGGTGTGGAAAAACTATCCAAGATCACGGATTGGTCTGATCGGAATACGTGTGTCCTGTTCGGTGATGGGGCAGGAGCAGCAGTAGTCGGTCCCGTATCGCAAGGAAGAGGGATTTTATCATTTGAACTCGGCTCAGACGGTTCAGGGGGAAAAGAATTGTATCAGGATAAACATGACCATCTCCAGATGAACGGCCGGGAAGTGTTCAAATTTGCTGTACGGCAGATGCCGGAATCGTCGGTAAATGTCATTGAGCAACTTGGCTATAATAAAGAAGATGTTGATTACCTGATACCGCATCAGGCAAACATCCGAATCATGGAAGCGGCCCGCGAACGTCTTGGTATTTCCCAGGATAAAATGGCGGATTCCATTAAAAAGTACGGTAATAATTCATCGGCTTCCATTCCAATTGCTTTGTCTGAAGCAGTCCGGGATGATAAAATTAAAGATGATGATTTAGTCGTGATGGTAGGTTTCGGCGGAGGTTTGACATGGGGTGCTGTTGCACTTCGCTGGGGTAAATAA
- the fabF gene encoding beta-ketoacyl-ACP synthase II: MAERRVVVTGLGAVSPVGNDVRSMWDNVVAGNTGIDFVTKVDKDDFPAKAAAEVKDFDPTVYIDKKDVRKMDPFTQYAVAAAKMAVDDAKLEINDEIADRVGVWVGSGIGGMKTWEEQHTKFLEKGPRRVSPFFVPMMIPDMAAGQVSIQLGAKGINSCSTTACASGASSIGDAFKAIQRGQVDYMIAGGAEAPISNMAFAGFCSAKALSVNEDPKKASRPFDKNRDGFVMGEGSGILILETIESAEARGAHIYAEIIGYGATGDAYHVTAPAENGEGAARAMQQAIDDADIQVTDVDYLNAHGTSTQLNEKFETMAIKTVFGDYARELAVSSTKGVTGHLLGAAGGIESVISVKSIEDDVLPPTINYETPDPDCDLDYVPNESRKQDVNIVLSNSLGFGGHNVSLLFKKY, encoded by the coding sequence ATGGCAGAACGAAGAGTTGTAGTTACGGGACTCGGTGCTGTATCCCCCGTTGGCAATGATGTCCGGTCTATGTGGGATAATGTTGTTGCAGGAAATACCGGGATTGATTTTGTTACAAAAGTAGATAAAGATGATTTTCCAGCCAAAGCTGCTGCAGAAGTGAAAGACTTCGATCCAACTGTTTACATTGATAAGAAAGATGTCCGGAAAATGGACCCTTTCACACAATATGCAGTTGCAGCCGCAAAAATGGCAGTTGACGACGCAAAACTTGAAATCAATGACGAGATCGCTGATCGTGTTGGTGTCTGGGTAGGCTCAGGTATCGGTGGAATGAAAACATGGGAAGAACAGCATACGAAGTTTTTGGAGAAAGGCCCGCGTCGTGTCAGTCCGTTCTTCGTACCGATGATGATTCCGGACATGGCGGCAGGTCAGGTGTCGATTCAGCTTGGTGCAAAAGGTATCAATTCGTGTTCGACGACAGCGTGTGCGTCCGGTGCAAGTTCGATTGGCGATGCTTTTAAAGCAATTCAACGTGGTCAGGTGGATTATATGATTGCAGGTGGTGCAGAAGCGCCGATTTCCAACATGGCATTTGCCGGATTCTGCTCTGCAAAAGCATTGTCTGTAAACGAAGACCCGAAGAAAGCCAGTCGTCCATTTGACAAAAATCGCGATGGCTTTGTTATGGGAGAAGGTTCCGGCATTTTGATTCTGGAAACAATTGAATCAGCTGAAGCCCGCGGTGCACATATTTACGCTGAAATCATCGGTTACGGGGCAACCGGTGATGCTTATCATGTCACTGCTCCAGCAGAAAACGGTGAGGGTGCTGCCCGTGCGATGCAGCAGGCTATTGATGATGCAGACATCCAGGTAACAGATGTTGATTATTTGAATGCACATGGTACAAGTACCCAACTCAATGAAAAGTTTGAGACAATGGCAATTAAAACTGTGTTTGGTGACTATGCCAGAGAATTAGCGGTATCCTCAACCAAAGGCGTTACCGGTCATTTGCTTGGAGCGGCAGGTGGAATCGAATCGGTCATCTCTGTTAAATCGATTGAAGATGACGTCCTTCCACCGACAATCAATTATGAAACACCGGATCCGGACTGTGATTTGGATTATGTACCAAATGAATCAAGAAAACAGGACGTCAATATCGTGCTGAGCAACTCGCTCGGCTTTGGCGGACACAATGTTTCATTGCTGTTTAAAAAATATTAA
- a CDS encoding YjbA family protein has protein sequence MLYLHDVWVNWFEGEENGYSVCYFHEWRREDQIELLDQVPLLYISELLYDYIENDMQDLPESMLNMIYKRAYSRKGQERNVLEYACVVTDGNDIMAVDTVGYHIPVRKSRLIPRQEQLVFDMIKTTQPETFTFEEKVAKKEYHMLSMEPELVHGLTRRERQLKQLLMIALDQLRTTNNLEELRYWLTEWDPKQYPFIRYMNEDTVWNTLYEGVKQSWSLSHEELCQKMIKGQPFLEKMWEVEQSSDKNKSKQQ, from the coding sequence ATGTTGTATTTACACGATGTTTGGGTGAATTGGTTTGAAGGTGAAGAAAATGGCTACAGTGTGTGTTATTTTCATGAATGGCGGCGCGAGGATCAGATTGAACTGCTGGATCAGGTGCCGTTACTCTACATATCAGAATTGCTTTACGACTACATTGAAAATGACATGCAGGATTTGCCGGAAAGCATGCTTAATATGATTTACAAACGGGCCTATTCCCGAAAAGGGCAGGAGCGCAATGTGCTTGAATATGCATGTGTTGTGACAGACGGAAATGATATAATGGCTGTTGACACGGTCGGCTATCATATTCCTGTTAGAAAAAGCAGGCTTATTCCAAGACAGGAGCAGCTTGTATTCGACATGATTAAAACAACGCAGCCTGAAACATTTACATTTGAAGAAAAAGTGGCAAAAAAAGAATATCATATGCTATCGATGGAACCGGAACTTGTCCACGGATTGACACGTAGGGAGCGGCAGCTGAAACAACTGTTGATGATCGCACTCGATCAGCTTCGTACAACCAACAATCTGGAGGAACTTCGTTATTGGCTGACCGAATGGGACCCGAAACAATATCCCTTCATCCGCTATATGAACGAGGATACAGTCTGGAACACATTGTACGAAGGTGTAAAGCAGAGCTGGAGCTTATCACATGAAGAACTTTGTCAAAAAATGATCAAAGGACAACCATTCCTCGAAAAAATGTGGGAAGTCGAACAATCTTCGGATAAAAATAAATCCAAGCAGCAGTAA